The proteins below come from a single Aegilops tauschii subsp. strangulata cultivar AL8/78 chromosome 6, Aet v6.0, whole genome shotgun sequence genomic window:
- the LOC109741823 gene encoding protein SMAX1-LIKE 3-like, giving the protein MLSGGYAVVQQALGAEAAGAVSQAACLARQRGHAQVTPLHVASVMLFSAPGGGGLLRAACIRSSHPPSHPVQLEGLQLCLEFALSRLPMAWPPAAATFRHRGVGAPVLALSNALMAALKRAQAHGRRGTTDGGQRQPPMIAVKVELEQLAVSILDDPSVDRAMREAGFSGSRVKANVGKGASPEQSDSVRIHRSDGITSPCPINKKVMATQTSPGAVWDVLHQPGVVPHGSLALRPSYQRGDQACQAKPREAGWSAFVSLTRVATATSWLQLQHDAISTSHFHGTGLQQPTCRQQKFSELTAENLKILCDALELRVPRHKDIIPAIAGTVLQCRSGMRRPAASTTWLLFRGKDVHGKKAMAQELAKLVFGSNAEFAVLNSSKDSSCSAGHLSLKRHMPWDIDNGYVGIRLFEAILENRHRVMFIDDVDKLDPESEIAIENVITTGRIMGCNGGGVVSLEDAIVVLSSEASESRSLASSTHPSKRQRTRELNREEDGAEKGVDSRRFAFDLNAHPEDVESTDEGGVMGVLDGVFCFN; this is encoded by the exons ATGCTGAGCGGCGGTTACGCGGTGGTGCAGCAGGCGCTGGGAGCGGAGGCAGCGGGCGCGGTGAGCCAGGCGGCATGCCTGGCGAGGCAGCGGGGTCACGCACAGGTCACCCCGCTCCACGTCGCTAGCGTCATGCTCTTCTCcgcgccgggcggcggcggcctcctccGAGCTGCCTGCATCCGGTCCTCTCACCCACCGTCTCATCCGGTCCAGCTCGAGGGGCTCCAGCTCTGCCTCGAGTTTGCCCTCAGCCGACTCCCGATGGCCTGGCCACCCGCGGCCGCCACGTTCCGCCACCGCGGTGTGGGTGCTCCGGTATTGGCGCTATCGAACGCTCTCATGGCCGCGTTGAAGCGCGCGCAGGCGCACGGACGCCGAGGCACCACGGACGGCGGCCAGCGGCAGCCGCCAATGATCGCCGTCAAGGTCGAGCTGGAGCAGCTCGCGGTGTCAATCCTCGACGACCCGAGCGTCGACCGCGCCATGCGCGAGGCCGGTTTCTCAGGCTCCCGGGTGAAGGCCAACGTCGGGAAGGGTGCCTCGCCGGAGCAGTCTGATAGCGTCCGCATCCACCGTAGCGACGGCATAACTTCTCCGTGTCCGATTAACAAGAAGGTTATGGCTACACAGACATCCCCTGGAGCCGTTTGGGATGTGCTCCATCAGCCTGGCGTCGTCCCACATGGAAGCCTCGCATTAAGACCTAGCTACCAGAG AGGTGATCAAGCGTGCCAAGCAAAACCAAGAGAAGCAGGGTGGTCGGCCTTTGTTAGCCTCACTAGGGTAGCCACAGCGACGTCATGGCTCCAACTCCAGCATGATGCAATCTCTACATCCCATTTCCACGGCACCGGTCTACAG CAGCCTACCTGCCGGCAACAGAAGTTCAGCGAGCTCACCGCAGAAAATCTTAAGATTCTATGCGATGCGCTCGAACTGCGCGTCCCGCGGCACAAGGACATCATCCCCGCAATAGCGGGCACCGTGCTGCAGTGCCGATCCGGCATGAGGAGGCCAGCCGCATCGACGACGTGGCTGCTCTTTCGAGGAAAGGATGTCCACGGCAAGAAGGCAATGGCGCAGGAGCTCGCGAAGCTCGTATTTGGCTCCAACGCCGAGTTCGCCGTGCTTAACTCCAGCAAAGACTCCTCATGCAGCGCCGGACACCTCTCCCTCAAGAGGCACATGCCGTGGGACATAGACAATGGCTATGTCGGGATAAGATTGTTCGAAGCAATCCTAGAAAACCGTCATCGTGTTATGTTTATCGATGATGTCGACAAACTCGATCCCGAGTCGGAAATAGCAATAGAGAACGTGATCACGACGGGGAGAATCATGGGATGCAATGGCGGTGGCGTGGTCAGTCTGGAGGATGCCATTGTAGTGTTGAGTTCTGAGGCGTCTGAGTCGAGGTCGCTGGCTTCCTCAACCCATCCGTCGAAGCGACAACGAACTCGTGAGTTAAACCGCGAGGAAGATGGCGCGGAGAAGGGTGTGGATTCACGTCGTTTTGCCTTTGATTTGAACGCTCACCCAGAGGATGTGGAATCGACCGACGAAGGGGGGGTCATGGGTGTTCTGGATGGTGTGTTCTGTTTCAATTAA